ACGTCACAAAATGCGTGACTGCGCCACCTCGCACGCCGCACACCCTGCGATTACTCCGCCATTTTTTTGCGCGTTTCAGAAACGCGTTTTCGATTCGTGGTTTTTATTTGTGGAAAAAATATGTGAAATGCTCCTGCGGCAAGCAGCAAAGTGGCACAACTGAGTACACAGGACAACCGCAGACCCAGCCAACGCGACCAGGAGCAGCTCCGGAATCCGCGCGCGCCGAGCCAGTGAATCGCGTGCCGAATGCACCCGCATGTGTTACGCAGCAGAGCTCCGAATTTCGCACTGCCTCAAAGACCATAATTGCCATCGAGGATTGGATTTCGGGAGTGACTAGGAGTAGGAGCAGCCGGGCCACCATGAGTTTTTCCAGCGACGAGGTGAACTTCCTGGTTTACCGATACCTGCAGGAGTCGGGTGAGTAGATGGAACCtttcggaggaggaggaacccGCTTTAATGCTTCTTCATTACCATCCGAACAGGCTTCCTGCACTCGGCCTATGTGTTCGGCATCGAGTCGCACATCTCGCAGAGCAACATAAACGGCGCCCTGGTTCCGCCCGCCGCCCTGCTGACCATCCTGCAGAAGGGCCTCCTCTACACCGAGGTGGAGTGGAGCGTCGGCGAGGATGGCGAGGTGGCGCGGCCCATCGAGGGACTCTCTTTGATAGACGCCGTCATGCCGGAGGTGAAGCCGCCCAAGCCCATTGTGAAAACGGAGCCAGGGAAGCCGGGAGCGGCAGTGGACTCCTCCTCCGCCAGCGCTGCCTCCGCTGCAGCCGCCGGTGGCAACCAGAACAGCAGCAACTCCAAGCCGGAGATCAAAATAGAACCAGGCACGGGAGCAGCGGGTTCAACGGCTGGTGGCAACAAGACCACAAGCACCACCGGGGGAACCAGCACGCCCACAGATCAGACGACCAGCGAGGTGGATTCGAGTGGGAATGCGGCCAACAGCACTGGCGGCACTTTCGCCGGCAACAACGGAAACAATCAGGCGAGCGCAGGAGGAGCCAATAGCACAAGCAACCCCTCGGCTGGCGGAGATTCAGCAGGAGCAGCCACCGGAGGGCAGAAGAAGGCTCAAAACTCCAACGAGGCACAGGGCAGCTCGTCGGGCGGCACTGCGAATGCCACCAGCACCGATGACGCCGCCTCCTCCACTTCCACAAACGGCAATAGCAGCACCTCCAGCAGCGCAGAGCAGCCCGCGAGCGGAGTGACGCCCGCTGTGTCCACCTCCAATCCCGATGCAGCGGCAGCGGGCGGCGGAGCGACGGCGGCGGGAGCCAAGGCGCCCAGCGGAGCGGTCACGATTCGGGTGGGCGCCCAAGGGAACAGCAGCGTGCAGGCGGGTGGCGGCTCCTCCACGGCCCAGAACTCGGCGCCCAGCGGCACCATTTCCTCATCCACCGGCGGAGGTGGAGGCGCCGGCACCCCCGCCGCCCTGGTGCCCATGGAAATAGACGAGAGCATCGAGATACCCGAATCGAAGGCTCGCGTTTTGCGCGGCCACGAGAGCGAGGTGTTCATCTGCGCCTGGAATCCCAGCAGGGATCTGCTGGCCAGCGGCTCCGGCGACAGTACTGCGCGGATCTGGGACATGTCCGATGCAAACACCAACTCCAATCAGCTGGTGCTGCGCCACTGCATCCAGAAGGGCGGCGCCGAGGTGCCCAGCAACAAGGACGTCACCTCGCTGGACTGGAATGTGAGTAGAGGAGCCTCTGAACTccgtgaatttttatacccttgcagagggtattatgaaggaacttttccgaccccataaagtatatacagtcttgatcagcatcactagacgagtcgatctagccatgtccgtttgtccgtttgtctgtccgtctgtttctgcgcaaactagtctctcagtttttgagctatcgggatgaaactttcccaaaagtcttctttctattgcaggtagtatataagtcggaaccgaccggatcggacaactatatcttatagctcccataggaaaaatcggaaaaaaaagtttaaaaaaattttagctttgggatttttttcaaatattaccttctacttttgggagtattatttttcgaattaaatattaaaaaaatcggatcactatatcatatagctgccatagaaacgatcgaaaaattatatggaaattaataggaaaaaaattatatctttgctGATTTTTATAACATTCTCTTccactctgggatatgactattttttagtatttccgaacttcgattttaattttaaaaagatccaACTaccatatcatatagctgccatagaaacgatcgtaaaattaatgtgaaataataggaaatttaacattttagcgatttgtaaattaatagaatgatctgcaagggtatataagcttcctttcttgtttctatAACTATTTAATCTTACAGTGCGATGGCTCCCTGCTGGCCACCGGCAGCTACGATGGCTACGCGAGGATCTGGAAGACCGACGGCCGACTGGCCTCCACGCTGGGCCAGCACAAGGGACCGATCTTCGCGCTGAAGTGGAACAAGTGCGGCAACTACATCCTGTCGGCGGGCGTGGACAAGACGACCATCATCTGGGACGCCTCCACGGGCCAGTGCACGCAGCAGTTCGCCTTCCACAGCGCCCCCGCCTTGGATGTCGATTGGCAGACTAATTTGGCCTTTGCCTCGTGCAGCACGGATCAGCGGATTCATGTGTGTCGCCTGGGGGTGAATGAGCCCATCAAGACCTTCAAGGGCCACACGAACGAGGTGAACGCCATCAAGTGGTGTCCGCAGGGCCAGCTGCTGGCCTCCTGCTCGGACGACATGACCCTGAAGATCTGGAGCATGAACAGGGATCGCTGCTGCCACGATCTGCAGGCGCACTCCAAGGAGATCTACACGATAAAGTGGTCGCCCACGGGGCCGGGAACGAACAATCCCAACACGAACCTGATCCTCGCCTCGGCCTCCTTCGATTCCACCGTGCGGCTGTGGGATGTGGAGCGCGGCAGCTGCATCCACACGCTGACCAAGCACACGGAGCCCGTCTACTCGGTGGCCTTCAGTCCGGACGGCAAGCATTTGGCCTCCGGCAGCTTCGACAAGTGCGTGCACATCTGGAGCACGCAGACGGGGCAGCTGGTGCACAGCTACAAGGGCACCGGCGGCATCTTCGAGGTCTGCTGGAACTCCAAGGGCACCAAGGTGGGCGCCAGTGCCTCCGACGGAAGCGTCTTCGTCCTGGATCTGCGAAAGTTCTGATTGGATTTCGTCTATTAACGCTTAAATTAGCCGAGTCTATTTTCGATTTGGAAATAGCAACCCGGCCGTATGTAACTCCCTTCTTAGCTATCCCGCCCTGCAatctgtaattgtaattgcttTAAGTTCTAATTAGCTGTTTAAGGTTCAACTCCCGAGATCCCCTCGCTTTTGTCCACGTCTTTTTCGTACGCTTAGTCTCTCGAGTCGAGTCACACATTATATCGATATAGGCCTGCTATTTCAAGGGCTCCAACTTGGTTGTTGTTCTCTTCCGATCTGCGGGACTCGCGACTCCCGACCCGCCTCTTTTTAAACCTAGTTTATAAGCTCCATGTTTCTAAGGTCGTCCCATTTTTATACACAAATCGTTTAGTATAACTTGATGCATTTTGTTATTGTGTCGATCGAAGATGCCAGCCAACAACCAGCAGAACCCCCAAAAcctctaaaatatatatcaaacgAGATCAGATCAGACCGATTCACGCATACATTCAGAACAGTGTAACTGCAGCCCCACGTAGTCTGTAAACGAACGTAGGCCTAAGAACTATTAAGAACCCGAGAATGgcgaaaacacaaaaacatcaGCAAAATCCATTAAAGATACAAATTAAATCGGTGTTTTTTCTGGGAGCTTTTTTTTCAGCCTTACATATAAAGTCTTATCTTGACCAGGGTTCGgaaattgacacacatgttaaaaacatgaaaaattttgttttacagTGATCAAAATTGTTGggtcaaatacaaaagtgttaaaatgtgaaaaataattgttaacacaCAGCTCTCTTGTgatttttacacaatgtgttattaacacgacgcgttttttacacactgtgtatttaacacaaatgaaaattacatttcactTACTAAAGAGTCgaaaggaaaatgaaaaacca
The genomic region above belongs to Drosophila takahashii strain IR98-3 E-12201 chromosome 2L, DtakHiC1v2, whole genome shotgun sequence and contains:
- the ebi gene encoding F-box-like/WD repeat-containing protein ebi, encoding MSFSSDEVNFLVYRYLQESGFLHSAYVFGIESHISQSNINGALVPPAALLTILQKGLLYTEVEWSVGEDGEVARPIEGLSLIDAVMPEVKPPKPIVKTEPGKPGAAVDSSSASAASAAAAGGNQNSSNSKPEIKIEPGTGAAGSTAGGNKTTSTTGGTSTPTDQTTSEVDSSGNAANSTGGTFAGNNGNNQASAGGANSTSNPSAGGDSAGAATGGQKKAQNSNEAQGSSSGGTANATSTDDAASSTSTNGNSSTSSSAEQPASGVTPAVSTSNPDAAAAGGGATAAGAKAPSGAVTIRVGAQGNSSVQAGGGSSTAQNSAPSGTISSSTGGGGGAGTPAALVPMEIDESIEIPESKARVLRGHESEVFICAWNPSRDLLASGSGDSTARIWDMSDANTNSNQLVLRHCIQKGGAEVPSNKDVTSLDWNCDGSLLATGSYDGYARIWKTDGRLASTLGQHKGPIFALKWNKCGNYILSAGVDKTTIIWDASTGQCTQQFAFHSAPALDVDWQTNLAFASCSTDQRIHVCRLGVNEPIKTFKGHTNEVNAIKWCPQGQLLASCSDDMTLKIWSMNRDRCCHDLQAHSKEIYTIKWSPTGPGTNNPNTNLILASASFDSTVRLWDVERGSCIHTLTKHTEPVYSVAFSPDGKHLASGSFDKCVHIWSTQTGQLVHSYKGTGGIFEVCWNSKGTKVGASASDGSVFVLDLRKF